A stretch of the Bacteroidota bacterium genome encodes the following:
- a CDS encoding carboxylesterase family protein has product MNRKLLLSFFSLTIISFSVFGQIVNTQFGQIQGALNGSTYQFLGIPFAKPPIDSLRWRAPLNPDNWAGVLTTTNFAPVCPQKNFETGGTGDTIIGNEDCLYLNVWTPQLVTGNLPVMVFIHGGGNQQGSASEVNGGTEMFFGKNLAERGNAVVVTLQYRLGPLGFLVHPGLEPENPNGVSGNYAILDQILALTWVKNNISNFGGDSTKVMIFGESAGGLNVGNLLTSPLAAGLFQRACIQSAVPVIGDYNAVKADGVAFVNDFTTVGTDIQKINYMRTLSSDSLVSSETPPLSGGAVGMNWLSVLDSVVFMDYPLGSFQSGNFNHVPLMIGSNSEEMSLSAPPTVFPFMVTALIDTIVPVPLQPQATLLYPPGSTTTDARASYIGILTDAQFTSPTRRVAQCVSQNQTEPVYRYFFTHKHSIAALAPYGSYHGMELFYVFNTWEDALLGTGPLFSAQDDSVQTAMLNYWVNFANTGDPNGGSLETWPSYASATDCYLEIKATPNGSQCGLRTLQSDLWDSSVGFVPCTTLIGVEEFENNANDFIVFPNPTPNRVSIASNNSLEPMSITISDFTGKEIGYKENTSFVDLSEFSAGMYFITIRQNGRMATKKIIKN; this is encoded by the coding sequence ATGAATAGAAAACTACTTCTCTCCTTTTTTAGTTTAACAATAATATCCTTTTCGGTATTCGGTCAGATTGTAAACACACAGTTTGGCCAAATACAAGGGGCACTCAATGGCTCGACTTATCAGTTTTTAGGAATTCCATTTGCAAAACCACCGATTGATTCATTGCGATGGAGAGCTCCTTTAAATCCGGATAACTGGGCAGGGGTGCTGACCACCACGAATTTTGCTCCTGTTTGCCCACAGAAAAACTTTGAAACCGGTGGCACTGGCGATACCATCATCGGAAATGAAGATTGTTTGTATTTAAATGTTTGGACTCCTCAACTTGTTACAGGTAATTTACCGGTGATGGTGTTTATTCATGGTGGAGGAAATCAACAAGGAAGTGCGAGTGAAGTGAATGGAGGAACAGAAATGTTTTTCGGTAAAAATTTAGCAGAACGTGGAAATGCTGTGGTGGTAACACTTCAATATCGACTCGGCCCATTGGGCTTTTTGGTACATCCCGGTTTGGAGCCCGAAAATCCCAACGGTGTATCTGGAAATTATGCCATTTTGGATCAGATTTTAGCATTGACCTGGGTGAAAAATAATATTTCCAATTTTGGCGGTGATAGCACCAAAGTGATGATATTCGGTGAAAGTGCCGGTGGATTAAACGTAGGAAACCTGCTCACATCTCCATTAGCTGCAGGTTTATTTCAACGTGCCTGCATCCAAAGTGCAGTTCCAGTTATTGGTGATTACAATGCTGTAAAAGCAGATGGTGTTGCGTTTGTGAATGATTTCACCACCGTTGGAACGGATATTCAAAAAATAAACTACATGCGTACACTCTCCAGTGATTCACTGGTGTCGTCTGAAACTCCTCCGTTAAGCGGTGGAGCGGTTGGTATGAATTGGTTATCAGTGTTAGACAGTGTTGTGTTTATGGATTACCCGCTGGGTAGTTTTCAAAGTGGTAACTTTAATCATGTGCCACTCATGATCGGCTCTAATTCTGAAGAAATGAGTCTTTCTGCACCGCCTACTGTATTTCCTTTTATGGTCACCGCTTTAATCGACACCATTGTTCCTGTTCCTTTGCAGCCTCAAGCTACTTTATTGTATCCTCCCGGAAGTACTACCACAGATGCACGTGCATCATACATTGGTATATTAACCGATGCGCAGTTTACATCACCAACCAGACGAGTAGCGCAATGTGTCAGTCAAAATCAAACGGAACCGGTGTATCGCTATTTTTTTACACATAAACATTCCATCGCTGCGCTTGCACCTTATGGAAGTTATCATGGAATGGAATTGTTTTATGTGTTCAATACCTGGGAAGATGCATTGTTAGGAACTGGTCCGCTTTTTAGCGCGCAAGATGATTCTGTTCAAACAGCCATGTTGAACTACTGGGTGAATTTTGCAAATACGGGTGATCCGAATGGTGGTAGCCTCGAAACATGGCCATCGTATGCAAGTGCAACGGATTGTTATTTGGAAATAAAAGCAACACCAAATGGAAGCCAATGTGGTTTACGCACGCTTCAATCTGATTTATGGGATAGCTCAGTTGGTTTTGTTCCCTGCACCACTTTGATCGGGGTGGAAGAATTTGAAAACAATGCAAACGATTTTATTGTTTTTCCGAATCCAACACCTAATCGCGTTAGCATTGCATCAAACAATAGTTTGGAGCCGATGTCAATTACGATATCTGATTTTACTGGAAAAGAAATAGGTTATAAAGAAAACACAAGCTTCGTTGATCTTTCAGAATTTTCAGCGGGCATGTATTTTATAACTATTCGTCAGAACGGACGAATGGCGACAAAGAAAATCATAAAAAATTAA
- a CDS encoding outer membrane lipoprotein carrier protein LolA, whose translation MFTKKLTIIALLAIGSFNAIAQDQDPKAKKVLDELSAKTKAYTTIKAEFTWVIEKKDKSKDSQSGKIQTKGSKYKLEIPGHEIYCDGKTVWDYIKDANEVQIKDMEVGGDDAVNPSNIFTIYEKGFKYKFESEDATTQIISLFPTNPDKKKFHTIKLYIDKNKKQITSVKMFMKDGTTQTYTIKTFAGSTPIVDTEFVFDTKAHKGISIEDLR comes from the coding sequence ATGTTTACTAAAAAATTAACCATTATTGCCCTTTTAGCGATTGGAAGTTTTAATGCAATTGCACAAGACCAAGATCCAAAAGCAAAGAAAGTACTGGACGAATTAAGTGCTAAAACGAAAGCATATACCACCATCAAAGCAGAATTTACCTGGGTGATCGAAAAAAAGGATAAATCCAAAGATTCACAAAGCGGTAAAATTCAAACGAAAGGTTCTAAATACAAATTAGAGATCCCCGGACACGAAATTTATTGTGATGGTAAAACCGTTTGGGATTATATTAAAGATGCCAACGAAGTACAAATAAAAGATATGGAAGTAGGAGGAGACGATGCGGTGAATCCTTCCAATATTTTTACCATTTATGAAAAAGGCTTCAAATATAAATTTGAAAGCGAAGATGCGACAACACAAATTATTAGTTTGTTTCCTACAAACCCCGACAAGAAAAAATTTCATACGATTAAACTATACATTGATAAAAACAAAAAACAGATTACCAGTGTAAAAATGTTTATGAAAGATGGAACCACACAAACGTATACCATCAAAACATTTGCAGGTAGCACTCCAATCGTGGATACAGAGTTTGTGTTTGATACCAAAGCACATAAAGGAATCTCGATAGAAGATTTAAGATAA
- a CDS encoding DUF4412 domain-containing protein, protein MKKMFLAISIALLTIITANAQKDFEGIVVYTISFENSGLPPEALAMLKGAESMVFIKGEKRRVDMQTALQSTSTLIDNKTKSVMMTMDIMGQKYLIKMNEADLKKEKESAPATTIKYLDETKVIAGYKCKKAEVTVKTKEGKEDTFTVFYTDEIPANETKTTFEGLKGFPLEYNISQGGIKMTFTTKSIEKTAVPDSKFELAKEGYKETTLEELQKSMMGGK, encoded by the coding sequence ATGAAAAAAATGTTCTTGGCAATTTCTATTGCCCTTTTAACTATTATAACTGCAAATGCTCAAAAGGATTTTGAAGGCATTGTAGTATACACCATCTCTTTTGAAAATTCCGGTTTGCCTCCTGAAGCGCTCGCAATGCTGAAAGGTGCAGAATCAATGGTGTTTATTAAAGGTGAAAAACGCAGAGTGGATATGCAAACAGCTTTGCAAAGTACTTCCACATTAATCGATAATAAAACGAAATCGGTAATGATGACCATGGACATTATGGGACAGAAATACCTAATTAAAATGAATGAAGCGGATTTAAAAAAAGAAAAAGAATCGGCTCCTGCTACCACAATCAAATACTTGGATGAGACGAAAGTAATTGCAGGATATAAATGCAAAAAAGCTGAGGTAACGGTTAAAACCAAGGAAGGAAAAGAAGATACATTTACTGTTTTTTATACGGATGAAATCCCTGCCAATGAAACCAAAACAACCTTCGAAGGATTGAAAGGTTTCCCTCTGGAATACAACATTTCACAAGGTGGAATTAAAATGACCTTCACCACAAAAAGCATCGAAAAAACAGCTGTGCCGGATTCAAAATTTGAATTAGCAAAAGAAGGATACAAAGAAACAACCTTGGAAGAACTTCAGAAGTCGATGATGGGTGGTAAGTAG
- a CDS encoding arginine decarboxylase — translation MENTYRDLIQQTFDFPQEGFSVEDDNLYFNDIPLMDIIKQYGTPLKISYLPKISSQIQKAKKIFNVAMAKADYKGKYTYCYCTKSSHFQFVLEEVLKNDIHLETSSAFDVPLVRSLYDSGKITKDTYIINNGYKRPNYLKYISELVNDGFVNSIPILDNINELPLLEKLCKNKFKIGIRVATDEEPKFEFYTSRLGIRQADIIDYYHKSIKNSNKCELKMLHFFINTGIKDTTYYWSELTKCINVYCDLKKVCPSLDSLDIGGGFPIRTSLSFNYDYGYMADEIIQKIKNICDERDVDEPHIFTEFGSFTVGESGAALYSIVDIKKQNDNELWYMIDSSFITTLPDTWGIKQKFILLAVNHWDKDYQRVNLGGLTCDSEDYYNAESHLNQVYMPIVQEKQKEPLYLGFFHTGAYQESLGGYGGIQHCLIPAPKHVIIDRDEDGEIHTHLFAKEQSFKSMLKTLGY, via the coding sequence ATGGAAAATACCTATCGCGATTTGATTCAACAAACCTTCGACTTTCCTCAGGAAGGCTTTAGCGTTGAAGATGATAATCTATATTTTAATGATATTCCTTTGATGGACATCATCAAACAATACGGAACGCCTCTTAAGATTTCCTATCTGCCTAAGATCAGCTCTCAAATCCAAAAAGCCAAAAAGATATTCAATGTGGCAATGGCTAAAGCCGATTACAAAGGCAAATATACATATTGTTATTGTACCAAGAGCTCTCACTTTCAATTTGTGTTGGAAGAAGTGCTTAAAAATGACATCCATTTAGAGACGTCTTCCGCCTTTGATGTGCCATTAGTAAGGTCTTTATACGATTCAGGTAAAATCACAAAAGATACCTATATCATCAATAATGGATACAAACGTCCCAATTATCTGAAATACATCAGTGAATTGGTAAACGATGGTTTTGTGAACTCTATTCCTATTCTGGATAATATCAATGAACTTCCTTTGCTTGAAAAGCTTTGCAAAAATAAGTTCAAAATTGGTATTCGTGTAGCAACAGATGAAGAACCGAAATTCGAATTTTATACATCTCGACTAGGTATCCGTCAAGCTGACATTATCGATTATTATCATAAAAGCATTAAGAATAGTAACAAATGCGAGTTGAAAATGCTCCATTTCTTTATTAACACCGGAATTAAAGACACTACTTACTACTGGTCGGAACTAACAAAATGCATCAATGTTTACTGCGATTTGAAAAAAGTATGTCCTTCTTTGGATTCATTGGATATTGGTGGCGGATTTCCAATCCGTACTTCCTTGAGTTTCAATTACGATTATGGCTATATGGCAGACGAAATCATTCAAAAGATTAAAAACATTTGCGATGAACGGGATGTAGATGAACCGCATATTTTTACCGAATTTGGTAGTTTTACTGTAGGTGAAAGTGGTGCAGCTTTGTATTCGATCGTGGATATTAAGAAGCAGAACGACAATGAGTTATGGTATATGATTGACAGTTCTTTTATTACTACCTTACCTGATACTTGGGGCATTAAACAAAAGTTTATCTTGTTGGCTGTTAACCATTGGGATAAGGACTACCAGCGTGTTAACTTGGGTGGATTAACCTGTGATAGTGAAGATTATTACAATGCGGAATCGCATCTGAATCAGGTATATATGCCGATTGTGCAAGAAAAACAAAAGGAACCATTGTATTTAGGGTTCTTTCATACAGGAGCCTATCAGGAATCGTTAGGTGGATATGGTGGAATTCAACATTGTTTGATTCCGGCTCCCAAACATGTGATTATCGACAGAGATGAAGACGGAGAAATTCATACGCATTTGTTTGCCAAAGAGCAAAGTTTTAAATCAATGCTCAAAACACTCGGGTATTAG